CAAGGTTTGGGGTACGCGGAGAAGCTGAAGAAGAGTGGGTGGAGAGGAGATGTTGAGGTGATGGAGGAGGAAGATGAAGATCATTGCTTTCATCTCTTAAACCCTTGTTCTGAAAATGCTCCCAGATTCATGACCAAGTTTGTCGAGTTTATTACCGGTTGATCGTGAATAAAACTGTTTCTCGACCTCATGTCTTAAAGATTGAAAATTATTCAAGACAGACGCATTACGCATGTCTGTTACCTATTAAAGATTACACAGCAAAGCCGAAACTGTCATTGAACGATAATAATAAACCTCAAAATGTTTTATGCCAAGATTGATGTTATAAAATTCTACGATTAGATCTTGGCCCGCACGACCGTGCGGGTTTTTTTAGTAGTATAATATTTTAGATTATGCAATAAAATATATCACTAAATTAATATAAATTGGTGTTATATATTATTTAATTTTATACTAATATTTACGTGAAGTATAATATTATTATTATAAAATTTATAAAAAAATTATTTTTGTGACAAAATTTATTTTAAAAATATTATTATGTAACGATAATGATTTACATAATTTTTGTTTTATTTCTAAATTTGAAATATATGTAGAAACTAAATTAAGTTGAACTACATAATAAAAAATTTGGTATATAGTTATTAATCAAACCAATTTAGTATAGTTGTTTAAATAATAAACCGAATTGTTTTTTAACTTAGGGGATTACACATATGTTAATAATAATAAAGTCTTATGTATACGATATGAATAAATATCGAATGTTTCATCTATAAAAAGAGGTGTAAATTAGTTGTATTACTTGGTAAAAACATTTAAAGGTGTGATTTCTAAGTGGTCTAAATTAAAACAAATCACATATGAAATATGTCATAATTTTTGTGCTAAATAGATAAGAATTTTTATTTTTAAATTAGAAGTAGAAATGAATATTTATTTTTAAAAACATCCTTTAAAATACTTCTTAAATTTAATTTTGAAAATTAAATCAATTTTTTAAAAATTGTTATTATCATTAAAATATTTTTAAAATTATTTTATATAATAAATTAAGTTTCTTACAATCAAAATTTAGTTTCTAATTATACTATGTGATAATTAAAATTTTAATTAACTAATTTCAAAAATAAAAAGAGTCTAAAAGATATTTGAAAGATTTTGTTAGACATTTCTTTAAGATATTTATTAGTATTTGAAATAAAAATAAAGATATTAAAATATATTAAAATATATTAAAATTAAGTTATGTAAAATTTAATAATTTTTTCAATGATGGTCCAAATAAAAAAATCACACATGAAATAAGTCATGACTTTTATTTTAATAGAATAGATAGATGATTAAAAAAACTCATGAATAAGTGGAATGAATGGTATGGAATTCAATTTTTTTATTCCATAACTTCCTTTATTACATTTATTTACGTTTTATTTTTTTTATTTTCAGTCATTCATGATATTCCTTAAATTGGTAACCAGTTACAACAGTAGAATCACTCTTTGGCTACAAAACTTTACTGAGGGAAGATTATGGAATCTGGTAAGAGATAGAGAGAGAGATCATAAGTTTTTGATGTAGTGAGTGTGAAGCTCTTCTGAGACGTTGTCATCTTCTTTGATCCATACGATATCTTCTAACCCATCATAAATCTCATCAACTGTATTCGCATTTTTCTTGGCTCCTTGTTTGGGTGATGATGAAGAGAAAGCATTCTTTAATCCATTTATCAGTCTTTTCCCCAGACTTTTCTCTCGTCGGTGCTGCGGCGGAGGAGAGGTTCCCCCTCGCAGGAAAGTCGTGCTCAGTGATGAAACCGAACCTCTCTCTCCTCTCTGCATCTTGTTTACGTTGTTACTCGTTCGGTGAACGCAGTGGAAGCTCGCGGATCGAGCAGAGTCCATCACGCTCCTTGAATTAGACTCCATGATCCGTTGTGATTCTTTCGATATGAGTTTCTTCATCTCCTCGAGCTCTTTCTCCAAGCTCTTTATCCTCGAGCTTGTTGAATCCATCGCTGCTCTTAGCCGGTAGTTTTGCCTCGCCGCCGTGTCTCGCTGTAGAAGCGACTCCAGCGTCGCGGAGGAGTCCTCTCGGTGTCGATGTCCGGCAGGAGCGCCGGTGGTGGCGACAGAATCCGCGGCAGCTATGATCGAGCGGCGCGTGTTGTTCTGCTCTTGTAGCATGGCGCGTACGATAAACCTCAGGGGCATTTTCGGGTTTTGGACGGCGTGAAGGAGTAACGGCGGCGAGAGTTTGTCGCAGTCTATCGAATTACATATCTCAACTTTCTCCTCCTCCGTTATCTCTCCGTTGTGCTCCTGCAAAATCATCCATCCAATTAAAAGCCGACACGTAACGTAATCAGTCAAATCACAATGACGAAATTAGCCCTGAGTACCTTCACGTAAGCATCAACGACTCTGTAGAGCAAATCGTGGCGCGGGAAATGCTGCTGCACGGCGTCGGCGACGACGACGAAATTTCCGGCGGGAAGTATAACGGCTTGCTCGAGAAACTCGTTGACGGAGTCTCCGTCTCCGATCTCCGTCAAAGCTTCGATGCATCTTCCGACTAAAAACGCCGCCGTTTCCGACTCCGGAAGCAAGGCGAGGCATGAACGGAGAACGATGCTGATGTAGTTAGCGTTGACGAAGACGACTCGTTGAAGATATGACTCCGTTAAGTTCTTCAGGTTATCTCTAATCATCAGAAGAAGCTCGACGGCGACTCTCAGCGAAACGACATTGAACGGCGTTAGCTCAATGTGAGCGCCATAACAGAAAGCAGTTACCAACGAGAACGTTTCGGCTGTTATGTTTAACGGCGGTGAGAGAGTTAATTCGTCAACGTCCGTTAGGTGGCGTTTTAAATAGCCGCTGCTTCTTGACAGAAGATCCTATAGAATAAAGATCACATAAAGCACAATTCTCTCTGATACTTATTTTTTTAGTTTTTGTTACAAAAATAAATCTCAAAAACTAAAAACACAAAAATAACATTTTTTATTTTGAAAATTTTAATTTAAATATTTTTAAAATTTGAAATTATATTCCCAAAACCACGATGCTCAATCCTAAACTCCTTAATTCTAAACCCCTTAAGGCCTTAACTCTAAACCCTAATGGCTAGATTAATTAACCTTAGCGTATATATAAGTGTAGATTTACTTCTTTTGATAAAACATTTAAATATATTTTGGTTATTTTCATTTTTAAGGTTTATATTTATGACAAAAATATTTTTTAACTCTACCGTACTAAATTTCTAAATAATAAATCCAAACTTTTTTTGCTTATTCGCATTAAATGTGTAATATCTTCGCTAATTTTTAAAAATTAACAAATGGGAGAAATATGCAATTCGAAAATCAAATAAAAATATTGAGCAAATGGCAATGTCCGAAATTAGCAAACAAAAGTTTGAAAAATGTAACCTTATGAAGATGGAACCTTGTGCCGCCCACATGTACCAACGCATCAGGTTTAGAATTATGAACCAACGACCTTATTATAATATAGAAGAATAGGATTTAACTATATAAAAAATGGTCATGAAGAATGGTAAGGTTTTAGAGAAACAATACCATTTATTGACTCTAGATTCAAGCTCCATTGAAGGAGAAGAGAGACTGATACGTGGTTGGGGAGAAGGAGACAAAGATGAAGAAGAGGAAGAGAAGGAAGAAGAGTGATCCATGTAGTCTTCTTCTTCGTTTATCGTATCTACATGTCCTAAACTTGTCCATCGCTTCATTCTTTGTTCGAGAGAAAGAGGGAGGTAGAAGATGAAAGAATTTTTTTTAATGAGATTCCAGAGAAGATCGGTTAGGCTTTTGGGAGAGTAAAGAAGAGAAAAGAAAACATGGCAATAAATGTGGTAATAGAGGAAATAAATGATTCTTTGTGATCGTTACAATATACGTGAAAGTCTTTAAATGCATATTTCCTTTATTTCTTCCAATAACCTGCTGTTTCGCAGAGAGGGACCACGGCCACATGCTCCTGATGTGTTTGGTTCTACATTCAAATTTCCACAAGATTTTAAATAAATTCAGACTCTTGTGTTTAGCACTTATGCATTAATCTTTTATTGATATATCCATGTTTTATTGGTTTTGTGCAACTAACAAACATATTTGTGGCAGTAACATTGAACTGTTTATATAGCTTTGTTCAAACAATATCTACCAAGAGAACACTAGTTTGATTGTTCCGATGGCGTGGATGAAGCCTAAATTCACATGTTATATGGTCTCTACTCCGAAGCAGCAACGTGCCAGAAGTTCATAAAATGACTAGTTTAACCGGCCAGTGAGTGCAACACAATCCGATTCTCATGACACCCTCTTTTCTCGTCATCCGTTGCCATCAATTTTTCTATAAAATTCTTCTATATTTTTTTCACAAGGAATTCACCTATTCTGGTGACTGTGATCATTGTTTGGTTTTGAAATAGTTATTGTTTTTTTTCTTCCAAAAAAACAATTTTTCATCCAATCAAAATTTGAAATCTTGTGTTTTTGTACAAAACCATTTGATTTGTCAATCAATATTTTTAATAGATAGATTCCCTAAAATTTAGGGAAAACTATTATTTCAAAACTTAACCATTTATGAAGAAAAACCAAAATCAACATTTGTGGGGTTTTAATAAAAAAAATGATTTTTTAGAAAGTGCTATATTTTAATTTTTTTTTTAAAATTACAAAATTTACAAAGATACGAATACAAACAACAAAGGCGTTTTGTTGTATTTTTTTTTTCTTTCTCTCCGCTGATTTTGCATATAAATTAACAATATAAGCTTATTGATGAGTAACTCATATTTGAGGTTGACCTCAACCATGAGCAAATGTATGTTATAGACCAACAGAGTTACGTGTTCCCAACTAAAATTCGAATTTTATAATACATGCGTAGTATGGACTTGCATGATTGATGATTTCTTTACAAGAAAAATGATTTGCAGGATTCACACAATTTTTGGTTACTCTTTAAAATTTCTCTACACACCACGTATAATTTTTATGGAACAAGCCCATTATGACTTTCAATAGTAAAATTTAATAAAAGTCCAAGCCCATTTAAAACAAAGCCCTAATATTCGAGTAAACCTAGCTCTGCACGGACTATATATATTCTTTACTAACACTAACCTTCACTTCCCCGTCCCCAGAGAGAGAGAGAGAGCTTCTCCATTCCCCAAACCCGGCGGCGAAGATGAAGTACAACCCAAGAGTCACCTCCTCACGCAGGAAGAACAGGAAGGCTCACTTCACAGCCTCATCGAGCGAGAGGCGCGTCATCATGAGCTCACCTCTCTCCACTGATCTTCGCCAGAAGTATAACGTCAGATCCATGCCTATCCGCAAAGACGACGAGGTTCAGATCGTTCGCGGTACCTACAAGGGACGTGAAGGAAAGGTTGTCCAGGTGTACCGTCGCAAGTGGGTGATTCACATCGAGAGGATCACGAGGGAGAAGGTTAACGGAACCACCGTCAATGTCGGAGTTCAGCCGTCGAAAGTGGTGATTACAAAGCTTCGTCTTGATAAGGACAGGAAGTCGCTTTTGGAGAGGAAGGCCAAGGGACGTGCTGCTGCGGATAAGGACAAGGGAACCAAGTTTACTGCTGAGGATGTTATGCAGAACGTTGATTAATCAAAGTGTTGATTGAGTAAGGTGTTTTGTCTTTTTAAGTTTTTAATCATAAGCAGTACTTTTGTGTTTTTAAATTTTCTTTTGTCGAATGTTTGCGGACATGAGTAAGGATCATTTCATCTCAATTTTGATTATGAGTTTTGACTCTTTTAGCCATTATCTAATGTTTGATGCTTTTTACATGAATGTTTGCTCTCTTGATTGTGGTTGGGATTGATGTGCTAGAGATTTAGTGACTACGTGATGCCTATTTAGTGAAGTGCTTGTACTACGAAAAACTGAATTGATTCGAGTCGTTTGTTTGTGGTTTAGAATTCATTTTCGTATTTTTGGGACTTTTTGCAATAGTTTTTTGCTAATAGCTGTGCGATTTATATTCGTATCATTTTATCTGAAACTCTTATCTTGTCAAGTAAAAAACACTCCCGAAAACCAATCAAATTCATTTCTTGGAATCTATTCGGCTTAGAATCGTTTGCTCTGTAATGATAAAATTGTCTCATTGACCGTGTTACAAATGCGAAATCAGAGGATTACGTCATTCATTAAATTTTAAAAATCGAATCTCAAACCCAAGCCTCAAAATTTGCGAAGTAAGAAAAAGATTAGTGTCCATTGTAAAACCCCAAAGTTCATTGGTACTATATTGGTCTCGATTTTGGAAGACCTCACGCTGGAGAAGAGTTCCAAGCTCAGCATTACTGTTCACCTTATCTTTCACACTCGTCAAGTGATCAACTGCATACAATAACAATAACTTACGTCCGACACAGCATGCATTCCAAATCTTACCGTAAATGCAACATCAAAAATCAGTTTATCATATAATTCTAAATTTCTCCTTGTCGAGAAACGGGAAAAGAAATGCGAGTCACAAAGTTATGTACCGGCCTATCATGACATATCTTCGGAATCAGAACTTGCGGAGGTGGAGAATTGAAGATACACCTTTTGCCATTTGTAGATGTCGGTGAATAGTTTTGGTCCCTTGCTCATGGATTTCTAACACACTGATGGTCTTCGGTTCGAACCGGGGCAAAGCCATATCATTAAAAGAAAAAGTTCTACAGAGCAATATTGTAACGCCCGACCGCTTACGGGTAATGGGCCACACATGGCCGTTCACTCGGCCCGTGGGCCCATCCCATCCGACGAATGGTGTATTAATTTTTGAAGGTTTGGAATCATTGTTTACTGATCCTGCAATCACAATATAACATTTCCCCTTTGTCCTCACTTATACGGTATTGCGAATCACTTCTCAATAGCTTACCCAATCTTCCACTACTCCAGTTCAAACACGCTTAACCTTGGAGTTTTAAACGGATGTGCGACGGAAAATATAAGTGTACTTTAGTGACATATCTAGCCAAATCAATTATTTTTAAACTTTTTATATATCAGAAACCAAGATGTTACTAATATATTCTTCTGACGTCGTGAGCCATCTTCCAACAATATAGGCTTTGAGATGAATCATCTTTTTTTCCCACAAAGAAGCTTCATTAGTAAAGTATAAAATATTAACTCAAAAGCTATACAAATTCATTTCTTGTTTTAGGTTGTGAGTTCACTTGTCAGTTACTACCACAATATAGGCTTAAGAGTAGGAGAACGCTGTTCAGATCGGTGAAGTTGTTGTCGACAAAGATCAACAATGTTTTGAGAAACTTCATTAGTTAAAGTATAAAATATTAACTCAAAAACTATAATCTCATTTCTTGTTTTAGGTCGTGAGCTCACTTGCCAGTTACTACCACTATGATTTGATGGCTTAAGAGTAGGAGAACACTTTTCAGATTGGTGAATTCGTTGTCGACCAAGATCAACAATGTTTTGAAAAACTTCGATCCTATTTGAAGAAAATGAACTTCCAAGTGAAAAAACTAGACGACTTTCGTGTTATTGAAGATGTATAGTCAAGACGGAGCTGTAGTAGTTCATGAAGCACGACATGAACTACGACATCAGATGAGGATACAAGAAGCTGGTCGGGTGAGTTAATGAGCATTCAAGGAAGAATTATTGAAGGAGTCAGTTTAAAGGAAGAATTGGAGAAGAAACAATCTAACTCAGAAGAAAGGAAGATTGGCTTATTCGTTGAAGAAGAAGATATGGAAAGTTTCCATTAAATAGATTTTATGTCTAGGGTTTCTCCTCTAAAGAATATAAAGAGGAGGCTTGGCACGGTGTGGCGTGGTAACACACAGAGAGAGCTTTTAGCAATAGGAGGTTTGCAAGTCCGAATAAGGAGAAGCAAAGCCACTAGGGGTTAAGGGTTTGAGTGGTTCATAGACTACGTGAAGTCTGTGAAAGAGGAAGACTAGTCAACAAGTCAAGGCTTGTCTTGAACTTGCTTGAAGGATTGCTTTTAAGAAGAACTTGTATGTGCTTTTAAAAGGATTAATCTAGTCAAATTCATTGAAAAGAAATATCCCTGTGTTACTGTGTGTTCTAGTTAGTGTAGCTTGATTATTTTACATCAACAAGTGGTATCAGAGCGGGTATCTGTATTTTTTTTAAACAGGTAAGATCCTGCGGAGTAAGATGGACAGCTACCGTGAGATGTTGTCGCACTCAAAGGTGATCCTTGAAGTAGGAAACTACAGCTTTTGGAAGGCTCGTATGAAGGCAACGATCAAGGGGATAGATCCTCTGGCGTGGAAAGCTGTGGAATCTGGGTGGACGGCACCTGTTGCCAGAGGTGATGATGGAACTGATGTACCGAAGGGAGAAGAGCTATGGACGGATGAAGAAAACAAGATGGCTAAATTCAATGCGAGAGCTCTTATTGTTATTCACTACAGTGTAGCGAGAAAGCAATTTGAGCTAATTCAAGGGTGTGAGTCAGCAAGAGATGCATGGAACATTCTCCAAGTACATTTTGAAGGAACACTGAAGGTTCAGAGCTCCAGAAAAGACATGCTTGCAACCAGATTTGAGGAACTTAAAATGGATGAAAATGAATCGATTGGTGACTTCAGCTCCAAGCTCAGCTCACTAGCTCAGGAAGCATTAACTCTTGGTAAAAAAAATACAAAGAAAAGAAGCTAGTGAAGAAGTTCCTAAGGTGTCTACCAGCTAAGTTCATGCCATACAAGGCAGCTATGAGCGTTTCTCTGAACACTGACGAGATGACNNNNNNNNNNNNNNNNNNNNNNNNNNNNNNNNNNNNNNNNNNNNNNNNNNNNNNNNNNNNNNNNNNNNNNNNNNNNNNNNNNNNNNNNNNNNNNNNNNNNNNNNNNNNNNNNNNNNNNNNNNNNNNNNNNNNNNNNNNNNNNNNNNNNNNNNNNNNNNNNNNNNNNNNNNNNNNNNNNNNNNNNNNNNNNNNNNNNNNNNNNNNNNNNNNNNNNNNNNNNNNNNNNNNNNNNNNNNNNNNNNNNNNNNNNNNNNNNNNNNNNNNNNNNNNNNNNNNNNNNNNNNNNNNNNNNNNNNNNNNNNNNNNNNNNNNGAATGCAAGGGATACGGTCACTTCAGAACCGATTGTCCAACGGTCAAGAGAAGAGAGTTTCAGTGTCATGGATGTTAAGGTTTTGGACATACTCAGGCTGAGTGTGAGGCAGATGGAAAAAGGAAAAAGGAAAGATCCATGATTGGAATCGATGACAGTAACTCAGAAAGTGACAGTGAGGAAGAGTTGAATAACTTTGTGGCATTTCTTGGAATAACTGACTTTGAATCAGGCTCTGAAAGCGATGGTGAACCAGAGAGAGAGTTAGATGAAAGCTACAAGGAGGTGCGTGAAACACTAATCAAACTCAGTATGGAGAACCTCTCACTCATTAAGGAAAAAGAGAGGTTAGAAGCTGAACTGTCCCTTGTTCGAGTTGAACTACAGAAAGAAGCTGAAATCGCTAAGGAGAGTGTCGGACTAATCAAGGAAAAACTAATTCTTGCCAAACAAGCTGAAGAACTCAGACAGGAAGTGGTAGCTGAAAAACAGGTGTCAGCAGATCTCCAAGCAAAACTCGACCATCAGAACAAAAACATCAAGATGCTCACTGGAACCAAGCAACTGGACAAGATTCTGTGTGCTGGAAGAACAGAAAGCTCGCACATGGGTCTGGGCTACACTGGGAGGCAGAGTAGTAATATAGGAAAGACACAATTTTTGTCAGGAGGCTATGCACATGGAGAGCAATTCAACTCAAAGTCAACTGTGCATCAGACTACTGGGTGTTTCTTCTGTGGAAAGTTCGGACACTACAAAAGGTTCTGCTATACGTACCTCAACAGGGTCACTCAAATGTGGAAGCAACGGAAGTTCTGGAGGATTGGAAAAACGAATCAAGTCTGGATGAAGAAGACTGATCTGTATTCAGTAGCAGCTAACAGTGGAGCTGGTGGAATTAGGTGTAACATGGCACCCGTCACAGATGAGCTAGATTCAGACGAACCATGGTATTTTGACAGCGGTTGTTCCAGACATATGACATGCAATGCTGAGTATCTCAAAGAAGTGTCAAAAGTTAAAGGTGGAAAGGTTACCTTTGGAGATGGAGGATATGGAATCATCAAAGGCAAAGGCATCACGTGCAACTCAGAGTTACCTAAGCTAGCAAATGTGTACTTCGTCAAAGGACTAAAAGCAAATCTGATTAGTGTTAGTCAATTGTGTGATGAAGGACTCACTGTAGTATTCTCAGCGACTGACTGTCGTGCAATNNNNNNNNNNNNNNNNNNNNNNNNNNNNNNNNNNNNNNNNNNNNNNNNNNNNNNNNNNNNNNNNNNNNNNNNNNNNNNNNNNNNNNNNNNNNNNNNNNNNNNNNNNNNNNNNNNNNNNNNNNNNNNNNNNNNNNNNNNNNNNNNNNNNNNNNNNNNNNNNNNNNNNNNNNNNNNNNNNNNNNNNNNNNNNNNNNNNNNNNNNNNNNNNNNNNNNNNNNNNNNNNNNNNNNNNNNNNNNNNNNNNNNNNNNNNNNNNNNNNNNNNNNNNNNNNNNNNNNNNNNNNNNNNNNNNNNNNNNNNNNNNNNNNNNNNNNNNNNNNNNNNNNNNNNNNNNNNNNNNNNNNNNNNNNNNNNNNNNNNNNNNNNNNNNNNNNNNNNNNNNNNNNNNNNNNNNNNNNNNNNNNNNNNNNNNNNNNNNNNNNNNNNNNNNNNNNNNNNNNNNNNNNNNNNNNNNNNNNNNNNNNNNNNNNNNNNNNNNNNNNNNNNNNNNNNNNNNNNNNNNNNNNNNNNNNNNNNNNNNGCAAGAAGAAGTGTATGTAGAACAACCAAAGGGATTTGAGGATCCAATCCATCACAATCATGTGTACCTACTTAAGAAAGCTCTGTATGGATTGAAGCAGACACCTCGGGCTTGGTATGAGAGACTTACTGGATTCCTTGTGGACAGTGGCTACATCAGAGGAAGTGTAGACAAGACCTTGTTCTTCATGGAAAAACAGAAGGACATAATTATTGTTCAGATCTATGTGGATGATATAATCTTTGGGAGCACATCTCAATCAATGGTAGACGAGTTTGTGAAGAACATGACACAAGAATTTGAGATGAGTATGTGTGGTGAGCTGAAGTACTTCTTGGGGCTACAGATTGATCAATCAGAGAAAGGAGTATTTATATCTCAAGCCGCATATGCACAAAGTCTGGTGAAACGATTTGGACTTACGGACAGCAAGATCTCCAAAACACCTATGAGTGCCACCTTGAAACTTGCACGAGATGAAGCAGGAGAGGATGTTGACACAAAGCTTTATCGAGGGATGATTGGGAGTTTACTATATCTCATTGCTAGTAGACCGGATCTATCATTCAGTGTTGAGGTCTGTGCAAGATATCAAGCTAAACCGAAGGTGTCTCACCTAAATGTTGTGAAAAGAATCATCAAGTATGTCAAAGGAACAGAGAACCTTGGAGTGTACTACTCAAGAAACTCGAATGAGAACTTGGTGGGCTACTGTGATGCAGACTGGGCAGGATGTGCTGATGACAGGAAAAGCACAAGTGGAGGATGTTTCTTTCTTGGAAACAATCTCATTTCATGGTTGAGTAAGAAGCAAAACTCTGTATCACTTTCTACAGCAGAAGCATAATATATCGCTATGGGAAGCTGTTGTTCACAACTGATCTGGATGAAACAAATGTCAGCTGATTATGGAATGCACGCTGGTCCTCTTCTTGTATACTGCGACAATAAAAGTGCAATCGATATCTCAAAGAATCCAGTTCAGCATTCGCGAACAAAGCACATTGACATCAGGCACCATTTCATCAGAGAATTAGTTGAAGACAATCAGGTAGTCATCGATCATGTAGTTACTGATTCTCAATTGGCTGATATATTTACTAAATCTCTTGAATACACCCGTTTTATTACTCTAAGAAATGCAATTGGAGTGTGTAACCTTGACCATTGAGTCAAGATGTGCAGATGTTAGTGAAGGTACTTGCTCAGGATGTACGTATAATTCAGATTATGTTTGGACCTGAGAACGCTGTGGAAAAGAGCTGCTTGTTGTGCCGTCAATATGTGAGGTACAGGTTTTGCGTCAATCTGTGGTCCCTCCCTAATCTTAAAAGAGCCAGTTATGTTTCAGAAAGATGCTTAAAAAAAAAAAAAGGAAAACAAGGGTGACAATATGGGTTTCACAGCACGCAGATAAAGGTTGAAAACCCCACATGATTGATAAAGGCATGGTAATGTGAAAGCTAGCCATAAAAAGATAATCAGGTGCACCAAATCGTAAAATCTTCAAAGAGTGATACGTGCAACCTGAATCAAGTGCTGAGCCAAGTCTTGCAGTACTCATCTTAAAAGGTACAACGAATTTTGTTTAAATTATGAGATCAAAATTGGCCAATTGGGAGTTTGTTAACTCATGTTTGATTACTATTCTGAAAGTCTTGTGATACACGATTGATTCACAAATGTGCTTGAATGACCTTGGGTTTGGATAAGAGAATTTGAAAGTACAGGTCAAATAAGGAAAAAGGCTAACAAAGAGGGACCGGATTTGCAATTTCGGACAAGTTGATTGAGTTTCCCTCTTAAGGGACGTTGTGAATCAGAAACCCTAAACGATTACTGTTTAAAATCAAGAACTGCTCCTCACCGTCTCTTTTGCTCTCAATCAAAAAGGCGATTTCTTGACATCTATGGTGAGAACGAAGCAGATGGCTAAACGTGACGTTGCAATTGCTTCCTCGTCACATGCAGAGGATGAATCACCAAGACCCCATCTCGCTGATGAAGGATCTGAGGCAACTCCTCCGAGAAATGATTTACCGACAACGAACCTGCTCCCAGAGGTCACGGAGGAACTAGACGAGTTCAACACTGCGCATGAGAAGGCTCTGTCTGATGAAAGCGGTGATCAGCAAGTCTCCTCTGTCCAAGAAGAGGTTCCGATTGCTCCAGATGCTACGACATCGACTGACCCAACACCGCCTAAGTCTCCATCTGCCCCACTCGACGCTACGCCGTCTGAATCACTCAGATCTGAAAAACCAAATCAGGTATCCGACCCTCTTTTGCTTCTTTGCCCTGATGAAAAGATTGACTCTGGTGACAAGGCAGAAGAGCAGAGTCAGAATCGATCTGAGGCAGGGGCTGAGGATGTAGTTTCTCTCGGGTCATCTGCTG
This sequence is a window from Brassica oleracea var. oleracea cultivar TO1000 chromosome C1, BOL, whole genome shotgun sequence. Protein-coding genes within it:
- the LOC106327379 gene encoding BTB/POZ domain-containing protein At3g49900 isoform X2, which translates into the protein MKRWTSLGHVDTINEEEDYMDHSSSFSSSSSSLSPSPQPRISLSSPSMELESRVNKWFHLHKDLLSRSSGYLKRHLTDVDELTLSPPLNITAETFSLVTAFCYGAHIELTPFNVVSLRVAVELLLMIRDNLKNLTESYLQRVVFVNANYISIVLRSCLALLPESETAAFLVGRCIEALTEIGDGDSVNEFLEQAVILPAGNFVVVADAVQQHFPRHDLLYRVVDAYVKEHNGEITEEEKVEICNSIDCDKLSPPLLLHAVQNPKMPLRFIVRAMLQEQNNTRRSIIAAADSVATTGAPAGHRHREDSSATLESLLQRDTAARQNYRLRAAMDSTSSRIKSLEKELEEMKKLISKESQRIMESNSRSVMDSARSASFHCVHRTSNNVNKMQRGERGSVSSLSTTFLRGGTSPPPQHRREKSLGKRLINGLKNAFSSSSPKQGAKKNANTVDEIYDGLEDIVWIKEDDNVSEELHTHYIKNL
- the LOC106327379 gene encoding BTB/POZ domain-containing protein At3g49900 isoform X3; the encoded protein is MDLLSRSSGYLKRHLTDVDELTLSPPLNITAETFSLVTAFCYGAHIELTPFNVVSLRVAVELLLMIRDNLKNLTESYLQRVVFVNANYISIVLRSCLALLPESETAAFLVGRCIEALTEIGDGDSVNEFLEQAVILPAGNFVVVADAVQQHFPRHDLLYRVVDAYVKEHNGEITEEEKVEICNSIDCDKLSPPLLLHAVQNPKMPLRFIVRAMLQEQNNTRRSIIAAADSVATTGAPAGHRHREDSSATLESLLQRDTAARQNYRLRAAMDSTSSRIKSLEKELEEMKKLISKESQRIMESNSRSVMDSARSASFHCVHRTSNNVNKMQRGERGSVSSLSTTFLRGGTSPPPQHRREKSLGKRLINGLKNAFSSSSPKQGAKKNANTVDEIYDGLEDIVWIKEDDNVSEELHTHYIKNL
- the LOC106327379 gene encoding BTB/POZ domain-containing protein At3g49900 isoform X1: MKRWTSLGHVDTINEEEDYMDHSSSFSSSSSSLSPSPQPRISLSSPSMELESRVNKWSLVHNSKPDALVHVGGTRFHLHKDLLSRSSGYLKRHLTDVDELTLSPPLNITAETFSLVTAFCYGAHIELTPFNVVSLRVAVELLLMIRDNLKNLTESYLQRVVFVNANYISIVLRSCLALLPESETAAFLVGRCIEALTEIGDGDSVNEFLEQAVILPAGNFVVVADAVQQHFPRHDLLYRVVDAYVKEHNGEITEEEKVEICNSIDCDKLSPPLLLHAVQNPKMPLRFIVRAMLQEQNNTRRSIIAAADSVATTGAPAGHRHREDSSATLESLLQRDTAARQNYRLRAAMDSTSSRIKSLEKELEEMKKLISKESQRIMESNSRSVMDSARSASFHCVHRTSNNVNKMQRGERGSVSSLSTTFLRGGTSPPPQHRREKSLGKRLINGLKNAFSSSSPKQGAKKNANTVDEIYDGLEDIVWIKEDDNVSEELHTHYIKNL
- the LOC106324333 gene encoding 60S ribosomal protein L26-1, coding for MKYNPRVTSSRRKNRKAHFTASSSERRVIMSSPLSTDLRQKYNVRSMPIRKDDEVQIVRGTYKGREGKVVQVYRRKWVIHIERITREKVNGTTVNVGVQPSKVVITKLRLDKDRKSLLERKAKGRAAADKDKGTKFTAEDVMQNVD